Below is a genomic region from Citrobacter telavivensis.
CCCTGCTGGGTCACGCTCACCACACCGTCACGACCGATGGTGATGCTCAGAGCGTTAGCCGGAATGGTAATCGCCGGCTGAACCTGAAAGCCGCCAGCGGTCACCAGTTGACCGTTCTGATCGACCTGGAATGATCCATCGCGGGTATACGCTGAAGTGCCATCCGGCAGCAGGACCTGGAAGAACCCCTGACCTTTAATCGCAACGTCTTTACTGTTGTTGGTTTGCGACAGATTGCCCTGGCTGTGCAGACGCTCGGTCGCCACCGGACGCACGCCGGTACCGATTTGCAGACCGGACGGCAGCGTGGTTTGCTCAGAAGACTGCGCGCCAGGCTGACGAATGGTCTGGTAAAGCAGATCTTCAAACACCGCGCGCTGGCGCTTAAAACCATTGGTGCTGACGTTTGCCAGGTTGTTGGCAATCACATCCATGTTGGTTTGCTGCGCGTCCAGGCCGGTTTTGGCGATCCATAATGAACTGATCATAAAATGTCCTGTATTAAGTCATCGACAGCAGTTGGTTAGCGCGACCAGCGTTGTCATCCACGCTGCTGATAACC
It encodes:
- the flgG gene encoding flagellar basal-body rod protein FlgG yields the protein MISSLWIAKTGLDAQQTNMDVIANNLANVSTNGFKRQRAVFEDLLYQTIRQPGAQSSEQTTLPSGLQIGTGVRPVATERLHSQGNLSQTNNSKDVAIKGQGFFQVLLPDGTSAYTRDGSFQVDQNGQLVTAGGFQVQPAITIPANALSITIGRDGVVSVTQQGQAAPVQVGQLNLTTFMNDTGLESIGENLYTETQSSGAPNESTPGLNGAGLLYQGYVETSNVNVAEELVNMIQVQRAYEINSKAVSTTDQMLQKLTQL